The following proteins come from a genomic window of Nocardiopsis sp. YSL2:
- a CDS encoding AEC family transporter yields the protein MSGVIIGFGVITSVVVIGYMLGRLPILGPGAKEVLTKLAFYVASPALLFTILADADLSVLVSAPVLVTVLSVAAVAAVFVTFGLVRRWGVGRTTVGALSSGYVNAGNLGIPIASYVLGDASMVAPVLLLQLLVITPVSLTILDLHTGDVHGLGPVLRRAVGTPVRNPVVIGSLAGVAVSASGWVPPAPLMEPFELIGGMAVPAMLLAFGISLHGSGMPGRGPERGPVLLAVALKSVVQPLAAWFLGALVFGLDGTALFAVVVLAALPTAQNVFNYATLFRTSEVMVREVVLMTTFLTIPVLFTATFLLG from the coding sequence TTGTCCGGGGTCATCATCGGGTTCGGTGTCATCACGAGCGTCGTCGTCATCGGCTACATGCTCGGCCGACTGCCGATCCTCGGTCCGGGCGCCAAGGAGGTCCTCACCAAGCTGGCGTTCTACGTGGCCAGCCCGGCACTGCTCTTCACCATCCTGGCCGACGCGGACCTGTCGGTCCTGGTGTCCGCCCCCGTCCTGGTGACCGTGCTCAGCGTCGCCGCGGTGGCGGCCGTCTTCGTGACGTTCGGCCTGGTCCGGCGCTGGGGCGTCGGCCGGACCACGGTGGGCGCCCTCTCGTCCGGCTACGTCAACGCGGGCAACCTGGGTATCCCGATCGCCTCCTACGTGCTGGGCGACGCCTCCATGGTCGCGCCCGTCCTGCTGCTCCAGCTGCTGGTGATCACCCCGGTCAGTCTCACGATCCTGGACCTGCACACCGGCGACGTGCACGGTCTCGGCCCGGTGCTGCGGCGGGCGGTGGGCACGCCGGTCCGCAACCCCGTGGTGATCGGCTCTCTGGCGGGCGTGGCCGTCTCCGCGTCGGGCTGGGTCCCGCCCGCGCCGCTGATGGAGCCGTTCGAGCTGATCGGCGGCATGGCGGTCCCCGCGATGCTGCTGGCGTTCGGAATCTCCCTGCACGGCAGCGGCATGCCCGGACGCGGTCCCGAGCGGGGACCGGTGCTGCTGGCGGTCGCGCTGAAGTCGGTCGTGCAGCCGTTGGCGGCCTGGTTCCTGGGCGCGCTGGTGTTCGGTCTGGACGGCACCGCCCTGTTCGCGGTCGTGGTGCTGGCCGCCCTGCCGACCGCCCAGAACGTCTTCAACTACGCCACGCTGTTCCGAACGTCGGAGGTGATGGTGCGGGAGGTCGTTCTGATGACCACGTTCCTCACGATCCCCGTCCTGTTCACCGCCACCTTCCTGCTCGGGTGA
- a CDS encoding DsbA family protein: protein MQLVYVFDAYCGWSYGFSGTLKEVTERHPGLPVQVVSGGLFTGERRPSLGRLDFIPSANAKVTELTGAEFGEGFDRLFAEGSFVLDSGLAARGVAALRQAAPERAAELAAALQRAFYVDGRDLGDSETYRVVAEEAGLDADAVVAAFESPEARAAAEADFRRAAELGVSSYPTLIAVEDGRATLLARGHASADEVDARLTALQSS, encoded by the coding sequence ATGCAGCTCGTCTACGTCTTCGACGCCTACTGCGGCTGGTCCTACGGCTTCTCCGGCACGCTGAAGGAGGTCACCGAGAGGCACCCCGGCCTTCCGGTGCAGGTGGTCTCGGGCGGCCTGTTCACCGGCGAGCGGCGGCCCTCCCTCGGTCGGCTCGACTTCATCCCGAGCGCCAACGCCAAGGTCACCGAGCTGACCGGGGCGGAGTTCGGCGAGGGTTTCGACCGCCTCTTCGCCGAGGGCTCGTTCGTCCTGGACTCCGGACTCGCCGCGCGTGGCGTGGCCGCCCTGCGCCAGGCCGCCCCCGAGCGGGCCGCGGAACTGGCCGCGGCACTCCAGCGCGCCTTCTACGTCGACGGAAGGGACCTGGGCGACTCCGAGACGTACCGGGTGGTGGCGGAGGAGGCCGGTCTCGACGCCGACGCGGTCGTCGCCGCCTTCGAGTCGCCGGAGGCGCGGGCCGCCGCCGAAGCCGACTTCCGGCGCGCCGCCGAGCTGGGCGTCTCCTCCTACCCCACGCTGATCGCGGTCGAGGACGGCCGTGCCACCCTGCTCGCCCGCGGACACGCCTCCGCCGACGAGGTGGACGCGCGCCTGACGGCCCTCCAGTCCTCCTGA
- a CDS encoding dihydrolipoamide acetyltransferase family protein yields the protein MGIQKSAPSTGGVREFRLPDVGEGLVDAELLTWFVQPGDEIVVNQNICEIETAKAVVELPSPYAGTVRELLVEEGQTVDVGTVIITVDDGSGGDGPAGDSGSASGAAPAEEEAEQREKPLVGYGEKASSTQRRARRRPTPSGPASPPAPTAAPERPKPAAEPATPAVVAAPAAPAPASGRPLAKPPVRKLARDLGVDLATVTPTGSGGIVTREDVRAAADAAQAPAEAAEAAPQAAPAAVSDRSARERRVPIKGVRKHTAAAMVGSAFTAPHVTEFLQVDVTKTMEAVARLRARPDFADVKVSPLLLVAKALLMAIRRNPEVNASWDEDNQEIVVKDYVNLGIAAATERGLVVPNIKDADAQTLPELAASLKALTDTARAGKTSPADMSQGTITITNVGVFGVDAGTPIINRGEAAILAFGQIRDMPWVHEGELAVRKVTTLSLSFDHRLVDGELGSKVLRDIGTALEDPELTALAWG from the coding sequence ATGGGGATTCAGAAGAGCGCGCCGTCCACGGGCGGCGTGCGGGAGTTCAGACTGCCCGACGTCGGCGAGGGCCTGGTCGATGCCGAGCTGCTCACCTGGTTCGTGCAGCCGGGCGACGAGATCGTCGTCAACCAGAACATCTGCGAGATCGAGACGGCCAAGGCCGTGGTCGAGCTGCCGAGCCCGTACGCCGGGACCGTCCGCGAACTGCTCGTGGAGGAGGGCCAGACGGTCGACGTCGGCACGGTGATCATCACCGTGGACGACGGGTCCGGTGGTGACGGTCCGGCCGGCGACAGCGGTTCGGCCTCCGGCGCGGCCCCGGCCGAGGAGGAGGCCGAGCAGCGGGAGAAGCCGCTGGTCGGCTACGGCGAGAAGGCGTCCTCCACACAGCGCCGCGCCCGCCGCAGGCCGACGCCCTCGGGCCCGGCCTCACCGCCCGCGCCCACCGCGGCGCCCGAGCGTCCCAAGCCCGCGGCGGAGCCCGCCACACCGGCTGTGGTGGCCGCGCCCGCGGCTCCCGCACCGGCGTCGGGCCGTCCGCTGGCCAAGCCGCCGGTCCGCAAACTCGCCCGGGACCTGGGAGTGGACCTGGCGACGGTGACACCCACCGGTTCCGGCGGGATCGTCACGCGCGAGGACGTCCGGGCCGCCGCCGACGCGGCCCAGGCGCCCGCCGAGGCCGCCGAGGCCGCGCCGCAGGCCGCGCCCGCGGCCGTGTCCGACCGGTCGGCCCGTGAGCGCCGCGTGCCCATCAAGGGCGTGCGCAAGCACACCGCCGCCGCGATGGTGGGCAGCGCGTTCACCGCGCCGCACGTCACCGAGTTCCTCCAGGTGGACGTCACGAAGACCATGGAGGCGGTCGCGCGGCTGCGCGCCCGTCCGGACTTCGCCGACGTCAAGGTGTCCCCGCTGCTGCTGGTGGCCAAGGCGCTGCTCATGGCGATCCGGCGCAACCCGGAGGTCAACGCCTCCTGGGACGAGGACAACCAGGAGATCGTGGTCAAGGACTACGTGAACCTGGGGATCGCCGCGGCCACCGAGCGCGGTCTGGTGGTGCCCAACATCAAGGACGCCGACGCCCAGACCCTGCCCGAGCTCGCGGCGAGCCTCAAGGCCCTCACCGACACCGCCCGCGCGGGCAAGACCAGCCCGGCGGACATGTCGCAGGGGACCATCACCATCACCAACGTCGGCGTGTTCGGCGTGGACGCGGGCACCCCGATCATCAATCGGGGCGAGGCCGCGATCCTCGCCTTCGGGCAGATCCGGGACATGCCGTGGGTGCACGAGGGTGAGCTCGCGGTCCGCAAGGTGACCACGCTGTCGCTGTCCTTCGACCACCGCCTCGTCGACGGCGAGCTGGGGTCCAAGGTGCTGCGCGACATCGGCACCGCGTTGGAGGACCCGGAGCTGACCGCGCTGGCCTGGGGCTGA
- a CDS encoding alpha-ketoacid dehydrogenase subunit beta — translation MGTNLTIGKAINAGLRASMEHDPKVLVMGEDVGKLGGVFRVTDGLYKDFGADRVIDTPLAESGIVGTAIGMAMRGYRPVVEIQFDGFFFPAANQTFTQLAKMRRRSAGKLSMPIVMRIPYGGGIGAVEHHSESPEAYFTHTAGLRVVTVANPEDAYWMIQQAIRSDDPVIFLEPKRRYYEKAEVDTAAPIEEATPMGAARVARHGTDATLLAYGPMVKTALQAAEADTDHSIEVVDLRSLSPVDYPTIVESVKRTGRLVIAHEAPLSGGPGGEIAARVTEECFYHLESPVIRVAAFDTPYPQSRLEEHYLPDLDRVLDGVDRAFAY, via the coding sequence ATGGGAACCAACCTCACGATCGGCAAGGCCATCAACGCGGGCCTGCGCGCGTCCATGGAGCACGACCCCAAGGTCCTGGTCATGGGCGAGGACGTCGGCAAGCTCGGCGGCGTCTTCCGGGTCACCGACGGCCTGTACAAGGACTTCGGCGCCGACCGCGTCATCGACACACCCCTCGCGGAGTCGGGGATCGTCGGCACGGCCATCGGCATGGCCATGCGCGGCTACCGCCCGGTGGTCGAGATCCAGTTCGACGGCTTCTTCTTCCCGGCCGCCAACCAGACCTTCACCCAGCTGGCCAAGATGCGCCGCCGCTCGGCGGGCAAGCTCAGCATGCCCATCGTCATGCGCATCCCCTACGGCGGCGGCATCGGCGCGGTGGAGCACCACAGCGAGTCCCCGGAGGCGTACTTCACGCACACCGCGGGCCTGCGGGTGGTCACCGTCGCCAACCCCGAGGACGCCTACTGGATGATCCAGCAGGCCATCCGCTCCGACGACCCCGTCATCTTCCTCGAGCCCAAGCGGCGCTACTACGAGAAGGCCGAGGTCGACACCGCCGCCCCCATCGAGGAGGCGACCCCGATGGGCGCCGCCCGTGTGGCGCGCCACGGCACGGACGCCACGCTCCTGGCGTACGGTCCGATGGTCAAGACCGCCCTCCAGGCGGCCGAGGCCGACACCGACCACTCCATCGAGGTGGTGGACCTGCGCTCGCTGTCGCCGGTCGACTACCCGACCATCGTGGAGTCGGTCAAGCGCACCGGTCGCCTGGTGATCGCGCACGAGGCGCCGCTCAGCGGCGGCCCCGGTGGTGAGATCGCCGCCCGTGTCACGGAGGAGTGCTTCTACCACCTGGAATCGCCGGTGATCCGTGTTGCCGCATTCGACACGCCGTATCCGCAGTCTCGTCTGGAGGAGCACTACCTTCCGGATCTTGACCGCGTTCTGGACGGTGTGGACCGGGCGTTCGCGTACTAG
- the pdhA gene encoding pyruvate dehydrogenase (acetyl-transferring) E1 component subunit alpha — protein sequence MSDTTAHEEPELIQLLTPEGELTGHPDYPLDISAEEIRALYRDLVLVRRVDSEAVSLQRQGELGLWASLLGQEAAQIGSGRALGERDMAFPSYREHGVAWCRGIAPKELLGMFRGVTNGGWDPHEHGFHLYTIVIGSQALHATGYAMGVQRDGAVGEDGTAVISYFGDGATSQGDTNEAFNFASVNNAPVVFFCQNNQWAISESTERQSRVPIYKRAAGFGFPGVRVDGNDVLACLAVTRAALNNAREGNGPTLVEAFTYRMGAHTTNDDPSRYRASAELDEWKAKDPILRVRRYLENNGLADDAFFASVDTEAEAIGEQVRTECRALPDPEPLDIFHEVYAEPNVQIDRQRSEFAEYLASFEGVGAEGGR from the coding sequence GTGTCGGATACCACCGCGCACGAGGAGCCGGAGCTCATCCAGCTCCTGACACCAGAAGGGGAACTGACGGGGCATCCCGACTACCCCCTTGACATCAGCGCGGAGGAGATCCGCGCGCTGTACCGGGACCTGGTCCTGGTGCGCAGGGTCGACAGCGAAGCCGTCTCCCTGCAGCGTCAGGGCGAACTGGGACTGTGGGCGTCCCTGCTCGGCCAGGAGGCCGCCCAGATCGGCTCCGGCCGTGCGCTCGGCGAGCGCGACATGGCCTTCCCGTCCTACCGCGAGCACGGCGTCGCCTGGTGCCGCGGCATCGCTCCCAAGGAACTGCTCGGCATGTTCCGCGGAGTCACCAACGGCGGTTGGGACCCGCACGAGCACGGATTCCACCTGTACACGATCGTCATCGGCAGCCAGGCGCTGCACGCCACCGGCTACGCCATGGGCGTCCAGCGCGACGGCGCCGTCGGCGAGGACGGCACGGCCGTCATCTCCTACTTCGGCGACGGGGCCACCAGCCAGGGCGACACCAACGAGGCGTTCAACTTCGCCTCGGTCAACAACGCCCCGGTGGTCTTCTTCTGCCAGAACAACCAGTGGGCCATCTCCGAGTCGACCGAGCGCCAGTCCCGCGTGCCCATCTACAAGCGGGCCGCCGGCTTCGGCTTCCCGGGCGTGCGCGTGGACGGCAACGACGTCCTGGCCTGCCTGGCCGTCACGCGCGCCGCGCTGAACAACGCCCGCGAGGGCAACGGCCCCACGCTCGTGGAGGCGTTCACCTACCGGATGGGCGCCCACACCACCAACGACGACCCCAGCCGCTACCGCGCGTCGGCCGAGCTCGACGAGTGGAAGGCCAAGGACCCGATCCTGCGGGTGCGCCGGTACCTGGAGAACAACGGGCTGGCCGACGACGCGTTCTTCGCGTCCGTGGACACCGAGGCCGAGGCCATCGGCGAGCAGGTCCGCACCGAGTGCCGTGCCCTGCCCGACCCCGAGCCGCTGGACATCTTCCACGAGGTCTACGCCGAGCCCAACGTCCAGATCGACCGGCAGCGGTCCGAGTTCGCCGAGTACCTCGCCTCGTTCGAGGGCGTCGGCGCGGAAGGGGGCCGTTAG
- a CDS encoding sigma-70 family RNA polymerase sigma factor, producing MATIELDQTSTTGETRGGEQTLDFATAVTPFADQLYPTALRMTRNPADAEDLVQETFAKAFANFHQFRAGTNLRAWLYRILTNTFINGYRKKQREPRQETTDEIKDWQLAAAEAHTSSGMRSAENEVLDHLPDSDIKQALARLPEEFQEVIYLVDIEGYAYKEVAARMGTPLGTVMSRLHRARRQLREMLADYGRERGMRVPADTAAT from the coding sequence TTGGCGACTATCGAATTGGACCAGACCTCCACGACCGGTGAGACCCGTGGCGGCGAGCAGACGCTCGACTTCGCCACCGCGGTCACACCGTTCGCCGACCAGCTCTATCCCACGGCCCTGCGGATGACCCGCAACCCGGCCGACGCAGAAGACCTCGTCCAGGAGACGTTCGCTAAGGCCTTCGCCAATTTCCACCAGTTCCGAGCCGGCACGAACCTACGTGCGTGGCTCTACCGGATCTTGACCAACACTTTTATCAACGGTTACCGCAAGAAGCAGCGCGAACCGCGCCAGGAGACCACCGACGAGATCAAGGACTGGCAGCTCGCCGCCGCGGAGGCGCACACGTCCTCCGGCATGCGCTCGGCCGAGAACGAGGTCCTCGACCACCTGCCCGACTCCGACATCAAGCAGGCGCTGGCCCGGCTGCCCGAGGAGTTCCAGGAGGTCATCTACCTCGTGGACATCGAGGGCTACGCCTACAAGGAGGTCGCCGCGCGCATGGGCACCCCGCTGGGGACCGTGATGTCGCGACTGCACCGGGCCCGCCGCCAGCTCCGCGAGATGCTCGCCGACTACGGCCGGGAGCGCGGGATGCGCGTCCCCGCCGACACAGCGGCCACTTAG
- the purS gene encoding phosphoribosylformylglycinamidine synthase subunit PurS encodes MARVVVDVMLKPEILDPQGQAIAGACSRLGFEGVAQVRQGKRFEVEVEGEVDDAKLADVRRLAETVLANTVIEDFEVRVDS; translated from the coding sequence GTGGCCCGCGTCGTGGTTGACGTCATGCTCAAGCCGGAGATCCTGGACCCCCAGGGCCAGGCGATCGCCGGGGCCTGCTCCCGACTGGGCTTCGAGGGGGTCGCTCAGGTCCGCCAGGGCAAGCGCTTCGAGGTCGAGGTCGAGGGAGAGGTCGACGACGCCAAGCTGGCCGACGTCCGCCGCCTGGCCGAGACCGTCCTGGCCAACACCGTGATCGAGGACTTCGAGGTCCGCGTCGACTCCTGA
- a CDS encoding ATP-binding protein produces the protein MDAAFSLSLPRQAYTVAVVRDVLGTLLHRAGLCRECVDDVLLASSEACANAVEYGTPAREYVVEADLDDDWCELRVSHPGRAPDDSELAARFTRERPPLPGFEAESGRGILLMRYLMDEVAFRGEPRTTVLLRKHITRCDRPSMDGHRVPEMRYAAL, from the coding sequence ATGGACGCCGCTTTCTCGCTCTCCCTCCCTCGTCAGGCGTACACGGTCGCCGTCGTCCGCGACGTCCTCGGCACCCTCCTGCACCGCGCGGGCCTGTGCCGGGAGTGCGTGGACGACGTCCTACTGGCCTCCTCCGAGGCCTGCGCGAACGCGGTCGAGTACGGAACTCCCGCCCGCGAATACGTGGTCGAGGCCGATCTCGACGACGACTGGTGCGAACTGCGCGTGTCCCATCCGGGACGAGCGCCGGACGACTCCGAGCTCGCCGCTCGATTCACCCGTGAACGCCCGCCCCTCCCCGGCTTCGAAGCAGAGTCGGGCAGGGGCATTCTCTTGATGCGCTACCTGATGGACGAGGTCGCCTTCCGTGGCGAGCCGCGGACCACGGTGCTGCTGCGCAAGCACATCACCCGGTGCGACCGTCCGTCCATGGACGGCCACCGGGTCCCGGAGATGCGATACGCGGCTCTCTGA
- the purQ gene encoding phosphoribosylformylglycinamidine synthase subunit PurQ, whose protein sequence is MTARVGVVTFPGSLDDKDAARAVALAGAEPVALWHADADLKGVDAVVLPGGFSYGDYLRCGAIARFAPLMSELVPAARSGALPVLGICNGFQILCESHLLPGALTRNSSLRFVNRDQVLRVENASTAWTNAYTEGQEILVVLKSGEGSYVADEATLDELESSGRVVVRYVGDDPNGSRRGIAGITNEHGNVVGLMPHPEHAVEALTGPSTEGLGFFTSILARLAAGTPVRA, encoded by the coding sequence ATGACAGCCCGTGTGGGTGTCGTTACCTTCCCAGGCTCCCTCGACGACAAGGACGCCGCGCGCGCCGTCGCGCTGGCCGGCGCCGAGCCCGTCGCCCTCTGGCACGCCGACGCCGACCTCAAGGGCGTGGACGCGGTCGTCCTGCCCGGCGGGTTCTCCTACGGCGACTACCTGCGCTGCGGCGCCATCGCCCGGTTCGCGCCCCTGATGTCCGAACTGGTCCCGGCCGCCCGCTCGGGCGCCCTGCCGGTCCTGGGCATCTGCAACGGCTTCCAGATCCTGTGCGAGAGCCACCTGCTGCCCGGCGCCCTCACCCGCAACTCCTCGCTGCGGTTCGTCAACCGCGACCAGGTGCTGCGTGTGGAGAACGCCTCCACCGCGTGGACCAACGCCTACACCGAGGGCCAGGAGATCCTGGTGGTACTCAAGAGCGGCGAGGGCAGCTACGTCGCCGACGAGGCCACCCTGGACGAGCTGGAGTCCTCCGGCCGGGTCGTGGTCCGCTACGTCGGCGACGACCCCAACGGGTCGCGCCGCGGTATCGCCGGCATCACCAACGAGCACGGCAACGTCGTCGGCCTGATGCCGCACCCCGAACACGCGGTCGAGGCCCTGACCGGCCCCTCCACCGAGGGACTCGGGTTCTTCACCTCGATCCTCGCCCGACTGGCCGCCGGTACGCCGGTGCGCGCCTGA
- the purL gene encoding phosphoribosylformylglycinamidine synthase subunit PurL — MSEVPGPDTVAAAHSSPDTPQPYAELGMAKDEYERVREILGRRPTSAELAIYSVMWSEHCSYKSSKVHLRQFGEKAPENDALLVGMGENAGVVDVGDGRAVTFKIESHNHPSYVEPHQGAATGVGGIVRDILTMGARPVAVMDALRFGPADADDTKRVLPGVVSGISFYGNCLGLPNIGGEIGFGAGYIGNPLVNALCVGVMKHEDIKLAQAPGPGNKVVLFGATTGPDGIGGASVLASATFDDESHAKRPSVQVGDPFMEKLLIECSLELFAEDMVVGIQDLGAAGVSCATTELAAGGTGGMRIQLDRVPLRDHTLTPEEILMSESQERMMAIVEPAKMADFLAVCEKWQILATEIGEVTDVTPEEAERGGRLVMTWHGETVVDMPPRTASDEGPVYERPYARPAAQDALQADDAGALPRPADDVELREQVLRVLGAPGVGDPTWVTRQYDSYVRGDTVVSAPHDSGMIRIADDSHRGVALATDGNGRYTRLDPYTGTQLAYAEAFRNVAATGARPLAVTNCLNFGSPEDAGVMWQFAESTRGLADACLQLGTPVTGGNVSFYNQTGDVAINPTPVIGVLGVIDDVRTRLRSAFDSDGDRVFLLGETREEFGGSAWADVVHGHLGGVPPRVDLAAEAALGEVLATAADRGLAAAAHDLSDGGLAVALAESALRGGLGLRVSVEGDAFTALFSESAARAVVAVRPGREEAFLALAADHGVPVTEIGTVGGDALAVTHPGGAVRIPLEELRTAYESALPALMDGV, encoded by the coding sequence ATGTCTGAAGTCCCCGGTCCCGACACCGTCGCCGCGGCGCACAGCAGCCCGGACACGCCACAGCCGTACGCCGAACTGGGCATGGCCAAGGACGAGTACGAGCGGGTCCGAGAGATCCTCGGCCGTCGGCCCACGTCCGCCGAACTGGCGATCTACTCGGTCATGTGGAGCGAGCACTGCTCCTACAAGTCGTCCAAGGTGCACCTGCGCCAGTTCGGCGAGAAGGCCCCGGAGAACGACGCCCTGCTCGTGGGCATGGGTGAGAACGCGGGCGTCGTGGACGTCGGCGACGGCCGCGCCGTGACGTTCAAGATCGAGTCGCACAACCACCCGTCCTACGTGGAGCCGCACCAGGGCGCCGCCACGGGTGTGGGCGGCATCGTCCGCGACATCCTCACCATGGGCGCGCGGCCGGTCGCGGTCATGGACGCGCTGCGCTTCGGCCCGGCCGACGCCGACGACACCAAGCGGGTGCTGCCCGGCGTGGTCTCGGGCATCTCGTTCTACGGCAACTGCCTGGGCCTGCCCAACATCGGCGGCGAGATCGGCTTCGGTGCCGGCTACATCGGCAACCCGCTGGTCAACGCCCTGTGCGTGGGCGTGATGAAGCACGAGGACATCAAGCTGGCGCAGGCGCCCGGCCCGGGCAACAAGGTGGTGCTGTTCGGCGCCACCACCGGCCCGGACGGCATCGGCGGCGCCTCGGTGCTGGCCAGCGCCACGTTCGACGACGAGTCGCACGCCAAGCGGCCCAGCGTGCAGGTCGGCGACCCGTTCATGGAGAAGCTGCTCATCGAGTGCAGCCTGGAGCTGTTCGCCGAGGACATGGTCGTGGGCATCCAGGACCTGGGCGCGGCGGGCGTGTCCTGCGCGACCACCGAGCTGGCGGCGGGCGGCACCGGCGGCATGCGCATCCAGCTCGACCGGGTGCCGCTGCGCGACCACACGCTCACTCCCGAGGAGATCCTCATGAGTGAGTCGCAGGAGCGCATGATGGCGATCGTCGAGCCCGCCAAGATGGCCGACTTCCTCGCCGTGTGCGAGAAGTGGCAGATCCTGGCCACGGAGATCGGCGAGGTCACCGACGTCACGCCCGAGGAGGCCGAGCGCGGCGGCCGCCTGGTGATGACCTGGCACGGCGAGACCGTCGTGGACATGCCGCCGCGGACCGCCTCCGACGAGGGCCCGGTCTACGAGCGCCCGTACGCGCGTCCGGCGGCACAGGACGCGCTGCAGGCCGACGACGCGGGGGCGCTGCCGCGGCCGGCCGACGACGTCGAGCTGCGCGAGCAGGTGCTGCGCGTGCTGGGCGCGCCGGGCGTGGGCGACCCCACGTGGGTCACCCGGCAGTACGACAGCTACGTGCGCGGCGACACCGTGGTGTCGGCGCCGCACGACTCCGGGATGATCCGCATCGCGGACGACTCCCACCGGGGCGTGGCGCTGGCCACGGACGGCAACGGCCGCTACACCCGGCTGGACCCGTACACGGGCACCCAGCTGGCGTACGCGGAGGCGTTCCGCAACGTGGCGGCCACGGGCGCCCGACCGCTGGCGGTCACCAACTGCCTCAACTTCGGTTCGCCGGAGGACGCGGGTGTGATGTGGCAGTTCGCCGAGTCCACCCGGGGCCTGGCCGACGCCTGCCTGCAGCTCGGGACGCCGGTGACCGGCGGCAACGTGAGCTTCTACAACCAGACCGGGGACGTGGCGATCAACCCGACGCCCGTCATCGGCGTGCTGGGCGTCATCGACGACGTGCGTACGCGGCTGCGCAGCGCGTTCGACTCCGACGGCGACCGGGTGTTCCTGCTCGGCGAGACCCGCGAGGAGTTCGGCGGTTCGGCGTGGGCGGACGTGGTGCACGGCCACCTGGGCGGCGTACCGCCGCGGGTGGACCTGGCCGCGGAGGCAGCCCTGGGCGAGGTGCTGGCCACCGCCGCCGACCGCGGTCTGGCCGCCGCCGCGCACGACCTGTCCGACGGCGGCCTGGCGGTCGCGCTCGCCGAGTCGGCGCTGCGCGGCGGGCTGGGCCTGCGGGTGTCGGTGGAGGGTGACGCGTTCACCGCCCTGTTCAGCGAGTCCGCCGCCCGCGCCGTGGTCGCGGTGCGCCCGGGCCGGGAGGAGGCCTTCCTGGCGCTGGCCGCCGACCACGGTGTTCCGGTCACGGAGATCGGCACGGTGGGCGGCGACGCCCTGGCGGTCACCCACCCGGGCGGTGCGGTGCGGATCCCGCTGGAGGAGCTGCGGACGGCCTACGAGTCCGCGCTGCCCGCCCTGATGGACGGCGTGTAG
- a CDS encoding type II toxin-antitoxin system VapC family toxin translates to MFIYLDTCAALKLFKDEVESAALDTWLDERADARLITNYLTRTELPRALHAIGAERATMVRSWAWLAKVAQLRMPAEVFDTAGGLAPGTRLRSLDALHVSSALGLGSALSCFVTYDKRLADAAESAGLPVAAPGA, encoded by the coding sequence ATGTTCATTTACCTTGACACCTGTGCCGCGCTCAAACTCTTCAAGGACGAGGTCGAGTCCGCGGCGTTGGACACCTGGCTCGACGAGCGAGCAGATGCCCGCCTGATCACGAATTATCTGACGAGGACCGAGCTCCCCAGGGCTTTGCACGCGATCGGTGCGGAGCGGGCGACCATGGTGAGGTCATGGGCCTGGTTGGCCAAGGTCGCGCAGCTGCGTATGCCCGCCGAAGTCTTCGACACCGCGGGGGGCCTGGCTCCGGGAACACGCCTCAGGTCACTTGACGCCCTGCACGTCTCCAGCGCTCTCGGACTGGGATCCGCGCTGAGCTGCTTCGTCACCTACGACAAGCGGCTGGCGGACGCGGCCGAGTCGGCGGGTCTCCCGGTCGCCGCTCCCGGGGCCTGA
- a CDS encoding type II toxin-antitoxin system Phd/YefM family antitoxin encodes MDTEVRTHRISIRELQRNAADVFDRARHGESFTVTRHGETVGRVLPPDPAEEAVMSAVDRGLLDPRDLDALPTAGESAGMPRESSPPGTRLATDALAELREEDHGT; translated from the coding sequence ATGGACACAGAGGTGAGGACCCACCGGATCTCGATTCGTGAGCTTCAGCGGAACGCCGCAGACGTCTTTGACCGGGCTAGACACGGGGAGTCGTTCACAGTGACCAGACATGGTGAGACCGTCGGCCGTGTTCTTCCGCCAGATCCGGCAGAGGAAGCGGTCATGAGCGCGGTCGACCGCGGCCTGTTGGACCCGCGTGACCTGGATGCTCTGCCGACCGCGGGTGAATCGGCGGGCATGCCACGCGAGTCGTCGCCGCCTGGTACGCGCCTGGCCACGGACGCCTTGGCGGAGCTGCGAGAAGAGGACCACGGCACCTGA